The Gambusia affinis linkage group LG11, SWU_Gaff_1.0, whole genome shotgun sequence genome contains a region encoding:
- the LOC122840107 gene encoding cytochrome c oxidase copper chaperone — protein MSSLSAASVETPAVTDGTEQEKKPLKPCCACPETKKVRDACIIEKGEENCRDLIEAHKDCMRSLGFKI, from the exons ATGTCGTCCCTTTCGGCTGCCAGCGTGGAGACTCCTGCTGTGACTGATGGCACTGAGCAGGAGAAGAAGCCTCTGAAGCCATGCTGTGCTTGTCCAGAGACCAAAAAAGTCAGAGATGCTTG CATCATCGAGAAGGGAGAGGAGAACTGCAGAGACCTGATCGAGGCACATAAAGATTGCATGAGGTCGCTTGGATTCAAGATCTAA
- the pla1a gene encoding phospholipase A1 member A isoform X2, which produces MLWEDKAILFSILLVYSSSQVVASAESQEDGQCAELNNTRWQEYRQQRVEVQYLLLTRKNPDCAQKFDQDSAGKPTSYFNTSRPTKIIIHGFSALGRRPSWVADLAQALLQAQDANVVVVDWIYGASFAYNLVVENYKEVALQVSVLVNQLQKHGCRLESFHLIGVSLGAHVAGFVGTVFEGKIGRITGLDPAGPMFKGADTYDRLDPTDALFVDAIHTDSDHFGISIPVGHVDFFLNGGMDQTGCARSRFASIFLLFPVYGYVICDHMRALHVYMSALNGTCQLMGIPCASYEDFLKGSCVDCGVFKGRCPAIGLQEKSGIATSPVPEQQKVFLLTTSSPPFCAHHILLTLEVSPLDKSAEVEVTLTNWSQGTEHRFRLKPETTVYRRVLAHPVALCQIDSIRLKNTGARLYRQGDVHVKSVCVSELPRRSHEAPLCVNDIDVRRGVPWSHDFVQVCGPS; this is translated from the exons CTTCAGCTGAGAGTCAGGAGGACGGCCAGTGCGCTGAGCTCAACAACACCAGATGGCAGGAGTACCGCCAGCAGAGGGTGGAGGTCCAGTATCTGCTGCTGACCAGGAAAAACCCGGACTGCGCGCAAAAGTTTGACCAGGACTCTGCCGGCAAGCCCACGTCTTACTTTAACACGTCCCGTCCGACGAAGATCATCATCCATGGATTCAG CGCCCTGGGAAGGAGGCCGTCCTGGGTTGCGGACCTGGCCCAGGCCCTGCTCCAGGCGCAGGATGCCAACGTGGTGGTGGTGGACTGGATTTACGGCGCCTCCTTCGCCTACAACCTGGTGGTGGAGAACTACAAGGAGGTGGCCCTCCAGGTCTCGGTGCTCGTCAACCAGCTGCAG AAACACGGCTGCAGGCTGGAATCCTTCCACTTGATCGGGGTCAGTCTCGGAGCCCACGTGGCCGGCTTCGTGGGGACGGTGTTCGAGGGCAAGATCGGAAGAATCACAG GTCTCGACCCGGCCGGCCCCATGTTTAAGGGGGCCGACACCTACGACCGGCTGGACCCCACCGACGCTCTGTTTGTGGACGCCATCCACACCGACTCTGATC aTTTTGGCATCTCCATTCCTGTCGGTCATGTGGACTTCTTCCTGAACGGTGGGATGGACCAGACTGGATGTGCTCGTTCCAGATTTGCCTCAA TTTTTCTACTGTTTCCAGTGTACGGTTATGTGATTTGTGACCACATGAGGGCGCTGCACGTCTACATGAGCGCGCTGAACGGCACGTGCCAGCTGATGGGGATCCCGTGCGCCTCTTATGAGGACTTCCTGAAGGGAAGCTGCGTGGACTGTGGGGTCTTCAAGGGCAGGTGTCCAGCTATAG GTTTACAGGAAAAGAGCGGGATAGCCACGTCACCCGTTCCCGAACAGCAGAAGGTCTTCCTCCTCACGACTTCTTCGCCACCGTTTTGTG CGCATCATATCCTGCTGACGCTGGAAGTTTCCCCGTTGGATAAGAGTGCAGAGGTGGAGGTGACGCTGACGAATTGGAGCCAGGGAACGGAGCACCGCTTCAGACT TAAGCCTGAAACGACGGTGTACCGGAGGGTGTTGGCTCACCCCGTGGCCCTGTGCCAGATCGACTCCATCAGGCTGAAAAACACAGGCGCTCGCCTCTACAGGCAGGGAGACGTCCACGTCAAGTCTGTGTGCGTCTCGGAGCTGCCGCGCCGCAG CCACGAGGCGCCGCTGTGTGTGAACGACATCGACGTCAGGCGGGGCGTTCCCTGGTCGCACGACTTCGTGCAGGTGTGTGGCCCTTCGTGA
- the pla1a gene encoding phospholipase A1 member A isoform X4, translating into MLWEDKAILFSILLVYSSSQVVASAESQEDGQCAELNNTRWQEYRQQRVEVQYLLLTRKNPDCAQKFDQDSAGKPTSYFNTSRPTKIIIHGFSALGRRPSWVADLAQALLQAQDANVVVVDWIYGASFAYNLVVENYKEVALQVSVLVNQLQKHGCRLESFHLIGVSLGAHVAGFVGTVFEGKIGRITGLDPAGPMFKGADTYDRLDPTDALFVDAIHTDSDHFGISIPVGHVDFFLNGGMDQTGCARSRFASMYGYVICDHMRALHVYMSALNGTCQLMGIPCASYEDFLKGSCVDCGVFKGRCPAIGLQEKSGIATSPVPEQQKVFLLTTSSPPFCAHHILLTLEVSPLDKSAEVEVTLTNWSQGTEHRFRLKPETTVYRRVLAHPVALCQIDSIRLKNTGARLYRQGDVHVKSVCVSELPRRSHEAPLCVNDIDVRRGVPWSHDFVQVCGPS; encoded by the exons CTTCAGCTGAGAGTCAGGAGGACGGCCAGTGCGCTGAGCTCAACAACACCAGATGGCAGGAGTACCGCCAGCAGAGGGTGGAGGTCCAGTATCTGCTGCTGACCAGGAAAAACCCGGACTGCGCGCAAAAGTTTGACCAGGACTCTGCCGGCAAGCCCACGTCTTACTTTAACACGTCCCGTCCGACGAAGATCATCATCCATGGATTCAG CGCCCTGGGAAGGAGGCCGTCCTGGGTTGCGGACCTGGCCCAGGCCCTGCTCCAGGCGCAGGATGCCAACGTGGTGGTGGTGGACTGGATTTACGGCGCCTCCTTCGCCTACAACCTGGTGGTGGAGAACTACAAGGAGGTGGCCCTCCAGGTCTCGGTGCTCGTCAACCAGCTGCAG AAACACGGCTGCAGGCTGGAATCCTTCCACTTGATCGGGGTCAGTCTCGGAGCCCACGTGGCCGGCTTCGTGGGGACGGTGTTCGAGGGCAAGATCGGAAGAATCACAG GTCTCGACCCGGCCGGCCCCATGTTTAAGGGGGCCGACACCTACGACCGGCTGGACCCCACCGACGCTCTGTTTGTGGACGCCATCCACACCGACTCTGATC aTTTTGGCATCTCCATTCCTGTCGGTCATGTGGACTTCTTCCTGAACGGTGGGATGGACCAGACTGGATGTGCTCGTTCCAGATTTGCCTCAA TGTACGGTTATGTGATTTGTGACCACATGAGGGCGCTGCACGTCTACATGAGCGCGCTGAACGGCACGTGCCAGCTGATGGGGATCCCGTGCGCCTCTTATGAGGACTTCCTGAAGGGAAGCTGCGTGGACTGTGGGGTCTTCAAGGGCAGGTGTCCAGCTATAG GTTTACAGGAAAAGAGCGGGATAGCCACGTCACCCGTTCCCGAACAGCAGAAGGTCTTCCTCCTCACGACTTCTTCGCCACCGTTTTGTG CGCATCATATCCTGCTGACGCTGGAAGTTTCCCCGTTGGATAAGAGTGCAGAGGTGGAGGTGACGCTGACGAATTGGAGCCAGGGAACGGAGCACCGCTTCAGACT TAAGCCTGAAACGACGGTGTACCGGAGGGTGTTGGCTCACCCCGTGGCCCTGTGCCAGATCGACTCCATCAGGCTGAAAAACACAGGCGCTCGCCTCTACAGGCAGGGAGACGTCCACGTCAAGTCTGTGTGCGTCTCGGAGCTGCCGCGCCGCAG CCACGAGGCGCCGCTGTGTGTGAACGACATCGACGTCAGGCGGGGCGTTCCCTGGTCGCACGACTTCGTGCAGGTGTGTGGCCCTTCGTGA
- the popdc2 gene encoding popeye domain-containing 2 isoform X2, with the protein MSADNSTLWDGLFSLPVCDGWSNSTEGAFYHLGNTILFLGYMGGSGAFGALFIFGFLSLAFLCLAVWGWLTVCGPDVVSWNLLLLAAALLQICHLLYRLHQEGLRGEELTSLYQAVYLPLGVPVQAFKNIAKAFKNKAVELKAGETYALEGKTYIDQLSFLLSGRINVSLEGQFLHYIHRHQFLDSPEWESLRPNEEGKFQVTLTAEEDSRYVSWSRRRLYMLISKDRYIDNLFSVMLGYDISEKLYNLNNKLYIKSGVLLDIRLPSLYHVLAPSSQGSDGGSGSDSKEQHSQDLEPAYQSSHPGPSRALKPDQQGPRTSNVSTEEGPHQRPWTTDPEMPSGREGDGNLPPRFQRRRAPLAPTDTPKL; encoded by the exons ATGAGCGCGGACAACTCGACCCTGTGGGACGGCTTGTTTTCTCTGCCGGTGTGCGACGGCTGGAGCAACAGCACAGAGGGGGCCTTCTACCACCTGGGCAACACCATCCTGTTTCTAGGCTACATGGGAGGCAGCGGGGCCTTCGGCGCCCTCTTCATCTTCGGCTTCCTGTCGCTCGCCTTCCTGTGCCTCGCCGTGTGGGGCTGGCTGACCGTGTGCGGCCCGGACGTCGTCTCCTggaacctgctgctgctggcggcCGCCCTGCTGCAGATCTGCCACCTCCTCTACCGGCTTCACCAGGAGGGCCTCCGCGGTGAGGAGCTGACCTCCCTCTACCAGGCCGTCTACCTGCCGCTGGGCGTGCCAGTCCAGGCGTTCAAGAACATCGCCAAGGCGTTCAAAAACAAGGCGGTGGAGCTGAAGGCCGGAGAGACGTACGCCCTGGAGGGCAAGACCTACATCGACCAGCTCTCTTTTCTGCTGTCTGGGAG GATCAATGTATCTTTGGAGGGTCAGTTCCTGCATTACATTCACCGGCACCAGTTCCTTGACTCCCCTGAGTGGGAGTCTCTCAGACCAAATGAAGAAGGAAAGTTCCAG GTGACGCTGACAGCAGAAGAAGACTCCCGCTATGTCTCGTGGAGTCGCCGCCGTCTCTACATGCTGATATCCAAGGACCGCTACATTGACAACCTCTTCTCCGTCATGCTCGGCTACGACATTTCCGAAAAGCTCTACAACCTCAACAACAAGCTCTACATAAAGAGCGGCGTGCTACTGGACATCCGCCTGCCGAGCCTCTACCACGTCCTGGCGCCCTCCTCGCAGGGCAGTGACGGCGGCAGCGGCAGCGACAGCAAAGAACAACACAGCCAAGACCTAGAACCAGCCTATCAGTCGTCTCACCCCGGACCGTCTCGGGCCCTCAAACCTGACCAACAGGGACCAAGGACAAGCAATGTGTCCACTGAGGAAGGTCCCCATCAGCGCCCCTGGACCACAGACCCGGAGATGCCATCTG GAAGAGAGGGTGATGGGAATTTACCTCCTCGGTTCCAGAGACGCAGAGCTCCGCTGGCTCCCACCGACACGCCCAAGCTGTGA
- the pla1a gene encoding phospholipase A1 member A isoform X1: protein MLWEDKAILFSILLVYSSSQVVASAESQEDGQCAELNNTRWQEYRQQRVEVQYLLLTRKNPDCAQKFDQDSAGKPTSYFNTSRPTKIIIHGFSALGRRPSWVADLAQALLQAQDANVVVVDWIYGASFAYNLVVENYKEVALQVSVLVNQLQQKHGCRLESFHLIGVSLGAHVAGFVGTVFEGKIGRITGLDPAGPMFKGADTYDRLDPTDALFVDAIHTDSDHFGISIPVGHVDFFLNGGMDQTGCARSRFASIFLLFPVYGYVICDHMRALHVYMSALNGTCQLMGIPCASYEDFLKGSCVDCGVFKGRCPAIGLQEKSGIATSPVPEQQKVFLLTTSSPPFCAHHILLTLEVSPLDKSAEVEVTLTNWSQGTEHRFRLKPETTVYRRVLAHPVALCQIDSIRLKNTGARLYRQGDVHVKSVCVSELPRRSHEAPLCVNDIDVRRGVPWSHDFVQVCGPS from the exons CTTCAGCTGAGAGTCAGGAGGACGGCCAGTGCGCTGAGCTCAACAACACCAGATGGCAGGAGTACCGCCAGCAGAGGGTGGAGGTCCAGTATCTGCTGCTGACCAGGAAAAACCCGGACTGCGCGCAAAAGTTTGACCAGGACTCTGCCGGCAAGCCCACGTCTTACTTTAACACGTCCCGTCCGACGAAGATCATCATCCATGGATTCAG CGCCCTGGGAAGGAGGCCGTCCTGGGTTGCGGACCTGGCCCAGGCCCTGCTCCAGGCGCAGGATGCCAACGTGGTGGTGGTGGACTGGATTTACGGCGCCTCCTTCGCCTACAACCTGGTGGTGGAGAACTACAAGGAGGTGGCCCTCCAGGTCTCGGTGCTCGTCAACCAGCTGCAG CAGAAACACGGCTGCAGGCTGGAATCCTTCCACTTGATCGGGGTCAGTCTCGGAGCCCACGTGGCCGGCTTCGTGGGGACGGTGTTCGAGGGCAAGATCGGAAGAATCACAG GTCTCGACCCGGCCGGCCCCATGTTTAAGGGGGCCGACACCTACGACCGGCTGGACCCCACCGACGCTCTGTTTGTGGACGCCATCCACACCGACTCTGATC aTTTTGGCATCTCCATTCCTGTCGGTCATGTGGACTTCTTCCTGAACGGTGGGATGGACCAGACTGGATGTGCTCGTTCCAGATTTGCCTCAA TTTTTCTACTGTTTCCAGTGTACGGTTATGTGATTTGTGACCACATGAGGGCGCTGCACGTCTACATGAGCGCGCTGAACGGCACGTGCCAGCTGATGGGGATCCCGTGCGCCTCTTATGAGGACTTCCTGAAGGGAAGCTGCGTGGACTGTGGGGTCTTCAAGGGCAGGTGTCCAGCTATAG GTTTACAGGAAAAGAGCGGGATAGCCACGTCACCCGTTCCCGAACAGCAGAAGGTCTTCCTCCTCACGACTTCTTCGCCACCGTTTTGTG CGCATCATATCCTGCTGACGCTGGAAGTTTCCCCGTTGGATAAGAGTGCAGAGGTGGAGGTGACGCTGACGAATTGGAGCCAGGGAACGGAGCACCGCTTCAGACT TAAGCCTGAAACGACGGTGTACCGGAGGGTGTTGGCTCACCCCGTGGCCCTGTGCCAGATCGACTCCATCAGGCTGAAAAACACAGGCGCTCGCCTCTACAGGCAGGGAGACGTCCACGTCAAGTCTGTGTGCGTCTCGGAGCTGCCGCGCCGCAG CCACGAGGCGCCGCTGTGTGTGAACGACATCGACGTCAGGCGGGGCGTTCCCTGGTCGCACGACTTCGTGCAGGTGTGTGGCCCTTCGTGA
- the pla1a gene encoding phospholipase A1 member A isoform X3 produces MLWEDKAILFSILLVYSSSQVVASAESQEDGQCAELNNTRWQEYRQQRVEVQYLLLTRKNPDCAQKFDQDSAGKPTSYFNTSRPTKIIIHGFSALGRRPSWVADLAQALLQAQDANVVVVDWIYGASFAYNLVVENYKEVALQVSVLVNQLQQKHGCRLESFHLIGVSLGAHVAGFVGTVFEGKIGRITGLDPAGPMFKGADTYDRLDPTDALFVDAIHTDSDHFGISIPVGHVDFFLNGGMDQTGCARSRFASMYGYVICDHMRALHVYMSALNGTCQLMGIPCASYEDFLKGSCVDCGVFKGRCPAIGLQEKSGIATSPVPEQQKVFLLTTSSPPFCAHHILLTLEVSPLDKSAEVEVTLTNWSQGTEHRFRLKPETTVYRRVLAHPVALCQIDSIRLKNTGARLYRQGDVHVKSVCVSELPRRSHEAPLCVNDIDVRRGVPWSHDFVQVCGPS; encoded by the exons CTTCAGCTGAGAGTCAGGAGGACGGCCAGTGCGCTGAGCTCAACAACACCAGATGGCAGGAGTACCGCCAGCAGAGGGTGGAGGTCCAGTATCTGCTGCTGACCAGGAAAAACCCGGACTGCGCGCAAAAGTTTGACCAGGACTCTGCCGGCAAGCCCACGTCTTACTTTAACACGTCCCGTCCGACGAAGATCATCATCCATGGATTCAG CGCCCTGGGAAGGAGGCCGTCCTGGGTTGCGGACCTGGCCCAGGCCCTGCTCCAGGCGCAGGATGCCAACGTGGTGGTGGTGGACTGGATTTACGGCGCCTCCTTCGCCTACAACCTGGTGGTGGAGAACTACAAGGAGGTGGCCCTCCAGGTCTCGGTGCTCGTCAACCAGCTGCAG CAGAAACACGGCTGCAGGCTGGAATCCTTCCACTTGATCGGGGTCAGTCTCGGAGCCCACGTGGCCGGCTTCGTGGGGACGGTGTTCGAGGGCAAGATCGGAAGAATCACAG GTCTCGACCCGGCCGGCCCCATGTTTAAGGGGGCCGACACCTACGACCGGCTGGACCCCACCGACGCTCTGTTTGTGGACGCCATCCACACCGACTCTGATC aTTTTGGCATCTCCATTCCTGTCGGTCATGTGGACTTCTTCCTGAACGGTGGGATGGACCAGACTGGATGTGCTCGTTCCAGATTTGCCTCAA TGTACGGTTATGTGATTTGTGACCACATGAGGGCGCTGCACGTCTACATGAGCGCGCTGAACGGCACGTGCCAGCTGATGGGGATCCCGTGCGCCTCTTATGAGGACTTCCTGAAGGGAAGCTGCGTGGACTGTGGGGTCTTCAAGGGCAGGTGTCCAGCTATAG GTTTACAGGAAAAGAGCGGGATAGCCACGTCACCCGTTCCCGAACAGCAGAAGGTCTTCCTCCTCACGACTTCTTCGCCACCGTTTTGTG CGCATCATATCCTGCTGACGCTGGAAGTTTCCCCGTTGGATAAGAGTGCAGAGGTGGAGGTGACGCTGACGAATTGGAGCCAGGGAACGGAGCACCGCTTCAGACT TAAGCCTGAAACGACGGTGTACCGGAGGGTGTTGGCTCACCCCGTGGCCCTGTGCCAGATCGACTCCATCAGGCTGAAAAACACAGGCGCTCGCCTCTACAGGCAGGGAGACGTCCACGTCAAGTCTGTGTGCGTCTCGGAGCTGCCGCGCCGCAG CCACGAGGCGCCGCTGTGTGTGAACGACATCGACGTCAGGCGGGGCGTTCCCTGGTCGCACGACTTCGTGCAGGTGTGTGGCCCTTCGTGA
- the popdc2 gene encoding popeye domain-containing 2 isoform X1: MSADNSTLWDGLFSLPVCDGWSNSTEGAFYHLGNTILFLGYMGGSGAFGALFIFGFLSLAFLCLAVWGWLTVCGPDVVSWNLLLLAAALLQICHLLYRLHQEGLRGEELTSLYQAVYLPLGVPVQAFKNIAKAFKNKAVELKAGETYALEGKTYIDQLSFLLSGRINVSLEGQFLHYIHRHQFLDSPEWESLRPNEEGKFQVTLTAEEDSRYVSWSRRRLYMLISKDRYIDNLFSVMLGYDISEKLYNLNNKLYIKSGVLLDIRLPSLYHVLAPSSQGSDGGSGSDSKEQHSQDLEPAYQSSHPGPSRALKPDQQGPRTSNVSTEEGPHQRPWTTDPEMPSGEDSTSLVLEDFADVAGSLMDYGSEKDYLR, encoded by the exons ATGAGCGCGGACAACTCGACCCTGTGGGACGGCTTGTTTTCTCTGCCGGTGTGCGACGGCTGGAGCAACAGCACAGAGGGGGCCTTCTACCACCTGGGCAACACCATCCTGTTTCTAGGCTACATGGGAGGCAGCGGGGCCTTCGGCGCCCTCTTCATCTTCGGCTTCCTGTCGCTCGCCTTCCTGTGCCTCGCCGTGTGGGGCTGGCTGACCGTGTGCGGCCCGGACGTCGTCTCCTggaacctgctgctgctggcggcCGCCCTGCTGCAGATCTGCCACCTCCTCTACCGGCTTCACCAGGAGGGCCTCCGCGGTGAGGAGCTGACCTCCCTCTACCAGGCCGTCTACCTGCCGCTGGGCGTGCCAGTCCAGGCGTTCAAGAACATCGCCAAGGCGTTCAAAAACAAGGCGGTGGAGCTGAAGGCCGGAGAGACGTACGCCCTGGAGGGCAAGACCTACATCGACCAGCTCTCTTTTCTGCTGTCTGGGAG GATCAATGTATCTTTGGAGGGTCAGTTCCTGCATTACATTCACCGGCACCAGTTCCTTGACTCCCCTGAGTGGGAGTCTCTCAGACCAAATGAAGAAGGAAAGTTCCAG GTGACGCTGACAGCAGAAGAAGACTCCCGCTATGTCTCGTGGAGTCGCCGCCGTCTCTACATGCTGATATCCAAGGACCGCTACATTGACAACCTCTTCTCCGTCATGCTCGGCTACGACATTTCCGAAAAGCTCTACAACCTCAACAACAAGCTCTACATAAAGAGCGGCGTGCTACTGGACATCCGCCTGCCGAGCCTCTACCACGTCCTGGCGCCCTCCTCGCAGGGCAGTGACGGCGGCAGCGGCAGCGACAGCAAAGAACAACACAGCCAAGACCTAGAACCAGCCTATCAGTCGTCTCACCCCGGACCGTCTCGGGCCCTCAAACCTGACCAACAGGGACCAAGGACAAGCAATGTGTCCACTGAGGAAGGTCCCCATCAGCGCCCCTGGACCACAGACCCGGAGATGCCATCTGGTGAGGATTCCACTAGCCTGGTCCTGGAGGACTTTGCTGATGTGGCGGGCTCCTTAATGGACTATGGCAGTGAGAAAGATTATTTAAGGTAG